A stretch of DNA from Polyodon spathula isolate WHYD16114869_AA unplaced genomic scaffold, ASM1765450v1 scaffolds_764, whole genome shotgun sequence:
GATTCCTCGCCATTCTCACATCACCAGATCTTTCTATAATGCCCCCTCCAGGACGCGCAGGACCATAAGATCTGCATGTACGAGTGTGTGAACTTCGAGGGACGCAAGATGGAGGTGTGTGATGAGGACATCCCCAGCCTCTGGTCCTACAGCTTCCAGGATCGAGTGGCCAGCGTCCAGGTCCCAGGAGGAACGTGAGTCTTGGGCTGGGTTTAATGGAGGCCTCGCACTCTTTAGAGCCAACAGAACAGGCTTGATTGTAGCTGGATTGTGTACAGAAGGGAACTCAGTAAAAGTATGTTGTCCTGACATTGGGGTATCGACATCCTCTCCAATCCTTCATCTGCAGACGTTAATAAAATCACAAAGCTGAAAATAACCCTGGCAAttgatgacaataataataataataataccaatatcGCTGCTGCTAACAATAATccttttcattctttctttcctCGTCCTTGCCTAGCTGGGTGGGGTATCAGTACCCTGGTTACCGTGGTTACCAGTATGTGTTTGAGTGTGGCCAGTACAGGCACTGGAATGAGTGGGGAAGCAGCCAGCCCCAGATCCAGTCCATCCGCAGAGTGAAGGACATGCAGTGGTACCGTCGCGGCTGCTTTGAAGCCACCTCCACCTAGACCACACCCCCCCTTCCCAGGAGCTTACAGACAGACCACACCGCCAGGGACAGACCGTCACCCAGCAACGGGCAACCGAGCCATCAGCAAAATCAATCCTGGAACACTTTAGTCTTTTAGATCAGCAATGAAAATGCTACTAAAATAATGATGATACTAATTAGCAGTGCTGTAGTGGGCTCGTTTCTAAGACTGAGAGTAAACACAATGTGCAAAATAGATCTTTTAAGTTTTGGTATtcatttttgatttttatttagttttaatttctaAGTTatgaaaaacattgtatttatttctctctctatatacagtatgtatttgcaCTCAGCCTTCTGGAAAAGTCAGTGAACCCGCACTTCACACAGGTGACCAGCAGGGCGCAGTGTTCACTGAAGTACAGCATAATAACTGGGCTCCAGAAGTGTGGCCTTTCTCTTACCGTTGAGTGACAGTGATAGCCTGTCAAGTAGCGTCCTGTCAAGCGGCTGTGAACTGCTGTCTCCTTCGTGGGCGGACAGTACTGAGCATTCTTGTATAACGCTGTATCTTTCTCAGGGATGCAGGCATCTGAAAAGCAACGTCTTTAAATCACAAGATGAAACGCATCCACTCTCCGCAGGCGGCCTGGTGGCGCCCGTACCTCCACTACTACTTCTCTTTTTCAGCTGCATTTACTGTTTGTAtcacattttaacaaataaacgTGGTCATTCTTTTAAAAGAAACGCACTGCGTCTGGTGTCCGTGTCAGATAGATGCATCGAGGCGAGATTGACTAGACAACCCCACTAGTGAAACAAAGCAACTCACTAATGCATTATAGACACATATACCAATTGAGATTTGTGTTgcagaaacagaaaatagaatTATATAAATGAGCAAGACAGCTGTGGTGCTGCGCTGTGAGTTTCTATCAGTGGTCTGCTGCATTGCACTGGAGCTGTTTTATATAAAGCAGGTCACACCGAAACCTTTCCCAATTTGAGAACCAGTGGGCGGGATAGATTGATTCCTCTTTATGTTCAATAGTCCTAAGCCGCATGCTGGACACTATACACATTACACATTTACAGCAGTTGGTGCTACAGACACCCTAATCAGAAATGTTGTAGGCTGTCCCAGGTCAGCTAAAATGATCCAGTGATGCCACTTGGATAGACAGAATGGAGgtttgtgttcatttctgtttttcaacCAATTATATCCCTGAGCTGTAGAGGAACTTCAAGTCAAAGGGGTGAGAGCTTGTGTCCCAAAACCTGTGTTTGAGGATGTAAATAGTGAAGCCTAGGATGGGGTAACCCGTGGAGAATGTGGTAAACTCACACCGtacaattatatttattgtataatatGATCGAGGGCCATATTAAGATGTATTCTGTGTTGTGGACCTCGCTGCTGCATTCAGTAaatcaatgacacacacacacacacacactcacacattgaCGGGTTTCCTCAGCTACTTCCAGACCTTCCCCCAAAACCAGTTCATTCTGCAGCTCTGAAACACGTTCCCACAACGGTAACCAATCAAACTGACAAAACTGACAGCATCTCCTGTCAGTCACACGGCTGTGCATGTCGTTCATACACGCAGCCCGTT
This window harbors:
- the crybb1l3 gene encoding crystallin, beta B1, like 3, producing the protein MSHSAAQGSIGSHPKGLRNYKIIFYEYENFQGRRMEFSNECRNLCDRGFDRVGSIRVECGPWVGYEQQNFGGEMFMLEKGEYPRWDSWSNSYRNDRFTSFRPVRMDAQDHKICMYECVNFEGRKMEVCDEDIPSLWSYSFQDRVASVQVPGGTWVGYQYPGYRGYQYVFECGQYRHWNEWGSSQPQIQSIRRVKDMQWYRRGCFEATST